Within the Treponema sp. J25 genome, the region GGAAGACAATATATGTGCCCATCGTCTTCCTTCATCTTCTCCCACACCCCGGCATACTTCTTCTTCAAATTGGGCCCGTACTTCTCTATCAGATCTTCCAGCGGTATCAGCGCCTTCGCCTCGATGAACTTCGTGCTATCCACCTCAATCAGATCTGGATAGTCCTGCGCCGCGATCATCGTCCCAATCTTCTGATCCTTCTGCCCTACCGCAATGTCCCACGTAAACGTCACATTGAACTTTTCCTTGATCCACTTATACATCTTGTTGTCGGGCGGCGGTGTCTGCTGCGGCTGGATCGTAAATACCGAAATCGTTATCGGATAGTCTTCCGGTTGACCACCCGCAGCCTGGCCCCCCTTCCCTTTCGGCTGGCACCCCAACAGGAGTACCAGGCCCATACCCACCAGCACCAGCCCTAATCGCCAGCGCTGCCCTGCACTTCGTTTCATACATATCCTCCTTACAAAAGCTTTTAAAGCTAGTAAAAAGCCTTTTGAGTGTTTACAAAATCAGGGATTTTACCTATTCAGAATAAAAACTGAGAAAAACCTTTACGTTTCCGAATAGGCAGAAAAGGAGAGCCATTCAATAGCTAACTGTCGCAGTTCTTGAGAATTTTTGCAGTGTAGTTTTTCTTTAAGATGTTCCTTATGGGTATCGATGGTTTTAGTGCTAATGTTCAATCGCCGAGCTATTTCGATAGTTCCAAACCCTTTTCCTATAAGAGTGAAAATCTCTAGTTCTCGATTAGAAAGCCGGGAAAGGGATGCAAACTTATCATTACTTGTAGTCATATGAACAGGATGAGTAAGATACTCACTGAGTCGGGCCTTTTCAGCCTCACTCAGCCAGATTTTACCAGCCAAGACAGTCCGAATAGCTTCTAAAATTGTGTCTCCCGCTTCAGCCTTCATAATATAGCCGCGGGCACCGGCCCTTAGAACCCGTTCTGCATAGTAGCGTTCTTCGTACATGGAAAGAACCAATATAGGCAACTTAGGATGAATTGACTGTAAATCCTGAATGAGATCTAAACCATTCTCTCCTTTTAGATTTAAATCGAGCACAAGAATATCCGGATCGGTTCGATAAATCGCTTCTATTGCCTCTTTACAATTCCGGGCTTCTCCCACAACCTTATAGGTAGGCTGGGCTTCTATAAGAGAGGCAAGGCCCTTACTGAAAATGGGATGATCTTCTACCAGTAAAATCTTTGTTATAGGCATAGCTTTTCACTACCTTTTCTCCCTACACTTAACCCTGATCCTTTTTA harbors:
- a CDS encoding response regulator transcription factor: MPITKILLVEDHPIFSKGLASLIEAQPTYKVVGEARNCKEAIEAIYRTDPDILVLDLNLKGENGLDLIQDLQSIHPKLPILVLSMYEERYYAERVLRAGARGYIMKAEAGDTILEAIRTVLAGKIWLSEAEKARLSEYLTHPVHMTTSNDKFASLSRLSNRELEIFTLIGKGFGTIEIARRLNISTKTIDTHKEHLKEKLHCKNSQELRQLAIEWLSFSAYSET